From the genome of Symphalangus syndactylus isolate Jambi chromosome 13, NHGRI_mSymSyn1-v2.1_pri, whole genome shotgun sequence:
ATGAGGTTGGTTCACAGACCACGTTGTCAGCTGTGCTCTGTCCAGAAAGCACTGGCCTCCAAGTAGACAGCCCTGGACAGGTAGGGAAGTCTGCCATGATCCGGTGGCGCCCCCTGGAGGTCCATCGGGAACATGGTAAAGAACCTAAAAATGGATGGGccacggcagctcatgcctgtaatcccagcactttgggggaccaatgcgggagaattgcttgagcccaggagttcaagaccagcctgggcaacattgggagACCCAACCcccgccatctctacaaaaaaaaaaaaattaggccgggcgcggtggctcaggcctgtaatcccagcagtttgggaggccgaggcgggtggaccgcctgaggtcaggagttcaagaccagcctggccaacatggtacaaccctgtctctaataaaaacacgaaaattagggccgggtttggtggctcacgcctgtaatcccagcactttgggaggcccaggcgggcggatcacgtcaggagattgagaccatcctggctaacacagtgaaaccccgtctctactaaaaatacaaaaaagtagccgggggtggtggcaggcacctgtagtcccagctactcggtaagctgaggcagggaatcgcttgaacccgggaggccgagatcgcaccactgcactccggcctgggcggcagagcgatactccatctcaaaatacaaatacaaaattaaaaaatacaatacagggcaacccgctcgggtccccttccacacaatggaagctttgttctttgcaataaatcttgctattgctcaaaaaaaaaaaaaaaaaaaaaaaaaaaaaaaaaaaaatacaatacaaaaattagccgggagtgcgCGCCTGTagaccagctactcaggagactgaggcaggaggatcccttgagctctggaggtcgaggctgcagtaagccatgatcttgcccattgcactccagcctggacgacagagcaagaccttgtctctaaaaatcaaaacaaagaaattaaaagtaagcGTTCGGATTTGTTACGGGGTGACAAGGGAGGCAATCCAAGATATGTGGACTCCCCACTCTGTTCTGTCcttggagagccctggaaggtctGAGAGGTGACAGGACCCTGGTCTAGGGGGTAGGGGACACAAATACCTAATCTGAGGGGTGTCGGGGGGACATAGCCCTGCCCTGGGGAATCTAAACTGGGAGGCATGGTCTGCCAATCCTGAAGGCTTTCTGTGGGCAATAAGGCCCTgcctttaaacaaataaaaaaactccaggcgcggtggctcacgcctgtaatcccagcactttgggaggctgaggcgggtagatcacgaggtcaggagatccagaccatcctggctaacacggtgaaaccccgtctatactaaaaacacaaaaaattagccgagtgtggtggcgggcgcctgtagtcccagctactcgggaggctgaggcaggagaatggcgtgaacccgggaggcggggcttgcagtgagccgagatagcgccactgcactccagcctgggcgacagagcgagactccgtctcaaaaagaaaaaacaaaaaacaaaaaacaaaaacaaaaaaacaaaaaacaaaaaacaaaaccacgtAACTGGATGAAGAAAAAACCATCGCCCACAGCCTTGGAGGCGGGATGAGGGCGTGGCCCGGTGGGCGTGACCAACAGCAAAAACTTAAGCTTTATTGGCTGTATTCCTAAATTGCTCGTTCCAGAACTGCCCACTTATGGGCGGGGACCACTCCTTCAGGCTTAACAGTCATTGGCTGAATTGGGCCAGAGAGGTCTCATTGGCTGAATTCCTGCACCGGCTCGTCGGAGGCGGGACCCAAAGTAGGCGAGGCCTAAGGAAGCTGGGACTTCTTGCTGTGAGGTCGCGTTGTCCAGTGTAGCGGAGGGTCCTTGAGGCAGGAGTGAAAATTGGGTCTGGGGATTAGTCCTGGGGTGGAGGTCTGGGCACGCCGGGTCGGACCCCCTCCATCTTCGGTTTTGCACACCCGCTTTCCAGCGCGGAGTCGGGGCGGGTCGGGCGGCGTCGCGTGCGTGACGTCATCCAGCAGCGCCTCGCGAAGCTCCAGTGGCCTTGACCTCCCGCGGCGTGGGAGGCTGCGCGGCGATGCTGCAGTTGTTCCGGGCCGGGGCGCTGGCCTGGCTTCGGCCTACGGGCTTCCGGGTGAGGCCAGGGGCTGGAGGCGTGGTCGAAGGATGAAATTTGGGGGTGTCCAGGGGTCGTCTCTCACTTTCGCCCACCCTTTGCAGGGCCTGAGTTCGCTGGCGGAAGAGGCAGCGCGTCCGACCGAGAACCCGGAGCAGGTGGCGAGAGAGGGTAAGGCAACCGGGGTGGCTCCAAGAGGGGCGGCGACAGAGAGGTCTGACCTTGACCCTAACCCCAGACCCCGCAATCGCTCCAGGTCTCCCGAAGCCCGTGCTGCGCAAAGTCGAGCTCCCGGTACTCGCTCATCGACGCCCGGTGCAGGCCTGGGTCGAGTCCCTGCGGGGCTTCGAGCAGGAGCGCGTGGGCCTGGCCGACCTGCACCCCGATGTTTTCGCCACCGCGCCCAGGTGAGCGAGGGCTGTAATGGTAAACTGAGTGGCAGAGGGATGAAGAGCGGGAGTTCAGGAGTCAGGATGACTTTGGGCTTGTACCCTTGGGAAAGTGCTGAATTTCTACAGCCTCCGTTGCTCTACCTGTCAAAGGGGAATGATGACAGTTTCCCCTGCTGTAGCGCTGTGTGAGATTGAAGCCTGGGAGGTGACATCATCTAAGGGTTAGGGAGACAGAATTCTGGAGCCTGACTGattaggttcaaatcctgccttccCCTCTTGTCTCTCAGTGTCCCTATTTTGTCAGCGGTCGGGAGGTTGCTGTGATGAGTAAATGACTTAattctggcacataataagttcTATAGAAATGTTGATAATCTTTGTTAACTGGTTTTTGCAAATAAGAGCACTAAAGAAACTAAACCATTCCTAGGTGCCTGGAAGAGGCTGTTTGCATTTTAGTTAACCTGCTGTTCATAACATCTCTAAGAAAATATAGGGGCcaccctgggcatggtggctcacgcctgtaatcccagcactttgggaggccagggcagcggatcacgaggtcaggagatcgagaccatcctggctaacatggtgaaaccccgtcactactgaaaatacaaaacaaaattagctggacgtggtggcgggcgcctgtagtcccagctactctggaggctgaggcaggagaatggtgtgaacccgggaggaggagcttgcagtgagcggagatcgcgccactgcactccgtcctgggcaacactccgtctcaaaaaaaaaaaacagaaaagaaaatgtagggtCCGCgtactgtggctcacatctgtaatctcagcacattgggaggctgaggcgggcggatcacttgaagccaggagttggagaccagcctggccaacatggtgaaacccggtctctactaaaaatacaaaaattagccggatgtcgTAGtccaagcctgtagtcccagctactcaggaggctgaggcatgagaatcgcttgcacccacggagatggaggttgcagtgagctgtgatcatacaactgcactccagcctgggcgacagagacagactccatctcaaaaaaaaaaacaggtgaaattGATTTCAATAATGTATTTAACCTGTATTTAAAACTATGtcgaagggccgggcgcggtggctcacgcctgtaatcccagcactttgggaggccgaggtgggcagatcacaaggtcaggagatcgagaccatcctggctaacacggtgaaaccccatctctactaaaaatacaaaaaattagccgggcgtggtggcgggcgcctgtagtcccagctactcgggaggctgaggcaggagaatggcgtgaacccgggaggcggagcttacagtgagccaagattgcgccactgcactctggcctgggcgaaagaagaagactccgtctcaaaaaaaaaaaaaaaaaaaactatgtcgAAATCACACGAAATCACATTGTAGCATGGGGCGCTGGCCATGTTTCAGATGTTGAGTATGTGACTGTATGGAATGGTATAGAACTAGAGAGGCAAACCAGTCCCAGAAGAAGGTGGCAATAAATGAAGTGTAATAGCAGGAAAAAAGTAATGGtaggaaaaacaaacaaggaagaaggggtagcttttttttttttttctttgagacaaagtttcgctcttgtagcccaggctggagtgcaatggcacactctcagctcacttcaacctccacctcctgggttctagtaattctcatgcctcagcctcccgagtagccagaatgacagacatgtaccaccgtgcccagttaatttttgtgtattttggagAGACATcgcttcgccatgttgcccaggctggtcttactcctggcctcaagtgatccacctgccttggcctcccaaagtgccaggattccaggcatgagccaccgcacctggtcaggGTGGCTCTTTCTTTAGGAGGCACCTCTCAGCAGTTATTGGAACTGACACCTGTAGGCCGAGAAGGAATCATCCAGGAGAAGagtgtttcaggcagagggaacagcacgtgccaaggccctgaggcaggattTCAAGATGGGGTCAGTGAGGGGCAGAGGCAAATCGCACAGGGCCCCAGAGGCACAAGGGAGAATCCTGGGTTTTCCTATAGTGGGGTGGGACCATTTGAAGCAGAGTTGGGCTTCTCATGTGTCCTTCCTCCCCGCAGGCTGGACATCCTGCACCAGGTTGCCATGTGGCAGAAGAACTTCAAGAGAATTGTGAGTGCCTAAATGGAGCAAGGTGGCGGGAAGGAGCTTCCTGGGGAggttggggatgggacccagagGAAGCCCATCACTGGGTTTTCTCTGAACTGCTCGGCTGGAGCCTCATCTGTCTCCTGAACCATTCACCAATGGGTCCATTtttggttctcttttttttttttttttctttgagatggagtctcactctgtcacccaggctggagtgcagtggcacgatcttggttcactgcaacctccgcttcctgggttcaagcaattctcctgcctctgcctcctgagtagctaggattacaggtatgcaccaccatgcaggctaatttttgtatttttagtagagacagagtttcaccatgttggtcaggctggtctcaaactcctgacctcaaggaacctacctgccttggcctcccaaagtgctgggattacaggcgtaagccaccgtgcccagctcattttCAGTTGTTTTCTGATCACTCACTGACGTGGGCATTGTGGTGGGTGAGAGGATATAGCAGGGACCACAAGGACAAAACAGGCAAGGTCAGGCTGGGTGcaagtggctcagacctgtaatcccagcactggaggctgaggtgggtgggttgcttggggccaggaaagaccagcttgggaaacagcaagacccagtctctacccCTTCCCCAACAACCCCCAAAAAAAGATGGGCAAAGTCCCTATTCTAATGAAGGTCACGGTGTCATGGGAGAAGTGAAGGTGAGTCAGATGGTCATACGTAATGTGTAATTATGAGCATGTCCCAGAGAATGGGACGTTCAACTTTGGGTCTACCGTAGAAGCTAACCAGATCAAGGAGGCAGTGGGGCTAGGGTGGAGATAACAGGAACGgggtgtgcaaaggccctgtagCAGGGACCACAAGGAACCCAGTGTTGCCATAGAGGCCAGTGGGAGCAGTGGGGAGGAGTCTGGGTTTTATGCCAAGAACATTGAAGAATCCATTACCAGTCGGGGTCTTATCCATCCACCCCAGAGGTCCGGCCAGTCCTCCCCCTGCTCACACCTTCCCTGGCTTCCCATCACCCTAGGAATAAAGTCATCAGTCTGCTATTCCGAGTTCTTCTTGATTTCCTTGCCCTGCTCCTCTTTCCTGATTCTCCCTGTCTGCATCATTTCCTGTGGCCCTCCCTCCTTGCAGCTACAACCACATTAAAACTGTTCAAAAAATatgccagcacagtggctcacacctgtaatcccagcactttgggaggccaaggcaggtggatcacttgaggtcaggagttccaaaccagcctagtcaacgtggcaaaatcccatctctactaaaaatacacaaaattagctggggccaggtgcagtggctcacgcctgtaatcccagtactttgggaggccgaggcggacagatcacgaggtcaggaggtcgagaccagcctgaccaatatggtgaaaccccatctctactaaaaatacaaatattagttgggcgtggtagtgggcgcctatagtcccagctactctggaggctgagacaggagaattgcttgaacccgggaggcggaggttgcagtaagccgagatcgcgccactgcactccagcgtgggcgacagagcaagacgccatctcaaaaaaaaaattagccgggcatggtgacaggcacccataatctcagctacttgtgaggctgaggcaggagaatcccttgaatccaggaatcagaggttgcagtgagccaaggtcacaccacttgcactccacagcctgggtgacagagtgagactgtctcaaaaaaaaaatcaatagttcAGAAAATACCGAGCACCCCCTGCGTGCCCGGCAGCAGGGCCCCTGCCTTTGTGAGGCTGGCATGAGGCAGGAGCTCTGACTTCTTTACCCTCCCCCTCGCTCCCCAAGTGCTCTGTGCTTGGCCAGAGAGAGCCCCTCATCATGGTGCCTCCTGCCTGACTTCCCCATGGCAGGACTGATCTGCCCGGCTCCCTGACACCTGCCTCGTGGACCTGACCCCCTCCTCACTTTGTGCCTCCAGAGCTATGCCAAGACCAAGACGAGGGCCGAGGTGCGGGGCGGTGGCCGGAAGCCTTGGCCGCAGAAAGGCAGTGGGCGGGCCCGGCATGGCAGCATCCGCTCTCCGCTCTGGCGAGGAGGTAACTGGGGACAGGGtggagggggcggggaggggtgGGAGGGCCAGGGAAGGGCATGGGTGTTTACTCACACACAGCTGCGCACATCTGGCGTGGTATTGTGTCAGCCCTCTTCCCTCCACCTCATGGGACCACCTGGGCTGGTGACATCGGAACTGAGGCCCTTGGACCTCACTACCCATATAGGGGGACAGAGATCTGGGAGCCATCCACTCCTCCCTCTCTCATGCCCTGTCTCTTCAGCCTGTGGCCATAGCCCCTCGACCCCACCTCCTGTCACCCTCTCCTGACCCACACTTCCCACAGCACCCAGAGAGCTCTTCTAAATCGTGGaacctgaactcctgaccttgtgattgtgGGCCCTGGTGGCTGCACACCTTTCCCCCTCATCCCCTCATTTCCCTCTCTGACCAGGCAGAGatgactctcttttttttttttttggttgtagttgttggtttgtttttaactttttattttcttgaatgctAACAAGATGACTCAGGGTGGTGCCAGCCACCCCGTCACCTGTTTACCTGGCCAGCTCTCCTCACCTTTCAGGGTTCTGGGCcatacctcctccaggaagccactCTTGATCTCCTTTCCTTCCACATCCCCCGGGGCTACCCTGATTTCTTCTACAGCTGAGCCTCTTTTCTGCCCTACCGGAATGTGAATggcatgagggcagggaccatgtctgttATCTTCTCTGCTGCATTTCCAAGGCCCAGGCGAGAGCGGACACCAACACATGGTGCTTGCAGGGGTCTCCCCAAGTGTTGTTGCTCCCAGATCATACTGCTTGCTCCACCGGGGCGTGTGCCTGATGCCTTCCTCTCCCGCTCGACCTGAAAGTTCGAACCTCCTGATAATTTCAGCATTAACAGCTGTGCTTGAGTTAAGTTCACACTCTAGCCACTCTACGGAATCCACACCGTAACTCATGGTGTCCCATGAGGCAGGAACTGTCCGATCTcaaggtgtttggtttttttattgtttgcttttgagacaagatctcgctctgttgctcaggctgtagtgcagtggcacaatcatagctcactgcagccttgagctcctgggctcaagtgatcctccgtcctcagcctcccaaagtactggtgtgagccaccttcaCCCGCCCTGTCTCAGAGTGTGAcagctgggaaaactgaagcccagTGAAGTTAAGTCACTGGTCCCATGTTGTCCCTGATCCAGCCTCCCCTGAGGCGCCACCCTCTCTGCCTGGTTCCTGGCAGCACCCCCTCTCTCGTCACCCTATGCCAACCACTGCAGCAGATTGCTGACCTCCAAGCTCTGCAGTGGCCCCTACCTGCTCACACGCCTCTGTCCCCGCAGGAGGTGTTGCCCATGGCCCCCGGGGCCCCACAAGTTACTACTACATGCTGCCCATGAAGGTGCGGGCCCTGGGCCTGAAAGTGGCACTGACCATCAAGCTGGCCCAGGTACAGCCATGGGGGGGCCCAGACAGCTGCTAGAGATGGGGCTGCTCTGGACCcagggctcaaaccatcctttctttccaccaggACGACCTGCACATCATGGACTCCCTAGAGCTGCCCACTGGAGACCCACAGTACCTGACAGAGCTGGCGCACTACCGCCGCTGGGGGAACTCTGTACTCCTCGTGGACTTGTGAGGGCACAGGGCAGAGCAGGGGCAGGGGGCCCTGAGCTCTGTACTCTGAGGGTTCAACCCCCACTCCCTGGCCTCTCTTACAGAACGCATGAGGAGATGCCACAGAGCATTGTGGAGGCCACCTCTAGGCTCAAGACCTTCAACCTGATCCCAGCTGTTGGTGAGCAAAGGGCCCAGGCCTCTAGAGTGTGCACGTGCAGGCTCCGCTGTTAGAATCACAGCGGTTCAAATCGGGCATCTGGTCGCTGAGTGGCCTTAGGCAGTGACCACGCTCCCTGACCCAACCCTCAGCAAAGCAATAATCTTTCCTAAAGAAGTGcttggctggggatggtggctcatgcttgtaatcccagtactttgggaggccaaggcagtctggacaatatagtgaggctcccatctgtactaaaaataaaagttaggtgtggccatgtgcacctgtagtcccagctactcagggggctgagccaggaggatagcttgagctcagggggccaaggctgcagtgagtcatgattgcatcactgcacccaAACCTggggagagagcgagactcttgtctcaaaaaaaaaaaaacaaaacagctccAAGGTCACCTCTGTCAAAGCCACAGTCTGTTCCTTCCACAGCCACAAGATGGTGACATGAGCCTAAGTCAGGTCCTGTCCCTCAACCCACGCCCCTCGCTGGCTTCTCCACCTCTCTCAGGATGAAAAGCCCAAGTCCTCAGGATGGCACGTCAGGCCCTGCACGACCCGCCCCATCACCTCCCTGCCCTCCTATCATTTGCCCTGGGTCTCCCCCACCGGAATAGGAGCCAGGAGTCCCAGCGAGGCACAGGACTGAGCCTGGCCGTCGGCCAGCAGGTGATGAGCTGGGGGCAGCTCCTTGGCCAGAGGCTTACAGGCAACAAGCGGCCAGGCAGGGTCTGGCCCCGGGCTGCTGGGCCCACAAAGTCACACTAGACCACAGTGAGGCTCTCTGTAAGCACAAAGGGACTCCGATGTGGGTGGGGTGAGGAGAGAGGCAGCCCCGGCCTGACCATCCCCCACTCCGCCCCCAGGTCTAAATGTGCACAGCATGCTCAAGCACCAGACGCTGGTCCTGACGCTGCCCACCGTCGCCTTCCTGGAGGACAAGCTGCTCTGGCAGGACTCGCGTTACAGACCCCTCTACCCCTTCAGCCTGCCCTACGGTGACTTGCCCCGACACCTACCCCATGCTACCCAGGGCCCGGCGGCCACCCCGTACCACTCTTGATGTGAAGCACCTCTTCTGAGCCAGGCTGATCCCCTGGCCAACTTGGGAGCCTCAGGCCCACGCCCACTCTTCAAGGAAGGTGCCACCTGGACCCCTTCATTCcagggaggaagctgaggccacaGGGAGCGGCCATCGCCATTGGGAAGGGGCGACTCCACGGAGAGCCCAGACGGGCTTCTGCATccattctctctttttgtttttaaaataaattgtatttttgaatCAAGGAGGATAAAGATAATTTCTCAGTGTCATTTTTAATAATTGCATTGGGCACGTTGGGCTCCTTCCCAGGTTCTGGGCACTGCTGGGGATCCGCCGTCTCAAGAGGCTCAATCTGGTTTAAGGGAACCCCAGGGCTGTTTGTGGAAATCACAAGAATTTACTTACCCGGTGAGTCAGGCTGCAGGAGCTCACAGGTGCGTGGGCGCCGGCACTTCCTAGGTGCTGACTCCTGCCTCATCCCTCTCCTGAGCAGTGCTGCCAGCCATTCCCACCCCTGAGAGGGTTTGCAGTCCTGTCTGCGACAGTACTTCATGCAGCCTGAGAGTGTGTGCTTGATTGTACAAGTAGATGTCATGtgtaaacctgagttttcagggtGACTTCCTGTAAGCACAGTCAGAAAAGTAAATGTCTCTCTGTAAGTGAGCAGATAAGCACATGTTTAAAAacaccagctgggcgtggtgactcgcACCTGTaactctagcactttgggaggtcaaggtgggaggattgcttgagcccagagcttccagaccagcctgggcaacatcctgaaaccccatctctgcaaaaaatacaaaaattaagtgggcgtggtggcatccacctgtggtcccagctacttgggaggctgaggtgggaggatcacctgagcccaggaagcagacgttgcagtgagctgagattgagccaccacactccagcctgggtgacagacaaaacactgtctttaaaaaaacccCAGTATCCCAATTTTTGAGTTTGCTGAGGTTGTTTGCCAGCCAAGTTAATTTTTCTTAACAGCCTATAATATAGACAATGTGATTGATTTATTTAAAGTCagcca
Proteins encoded in this window:
- the MRPL4 gene encoding large ribosomal subunit protein uL4m, producing MLQLFRAGALAWLRPTGFRGLSSLAEEAARPTENPEQVAREGLPKPVLRKVELPVLAHRRPVQAWVESLRGFEQERVGLADLHPDVFATAPRLDILHQVAMWQKNFKRISYAKTKTRAEVRGGGRKPWPQKGSGRARHGSIRSPLWRGGGVAHGPRGPTSYYYMLPMKVRALGLKVALTIKLAQDDLHIMDSLELPTGDPQYLTELAHYRRWGNSVLLVDLTHEEMPQSIVEATSRLKTFNLIPAVGLNVHSMLKHQTLVLTLPTVAFLEDKLLWQDSRYRPLYPFSLPYGDLPRHLPHATQGPAATPYHS